Within the Hippoglossus stenolepis isolate QCI-W04-F060 chromosome 2, HSTE1.2, whole genome shotgun sequence genome, the region GCTCTGACAAAACAGGAACACTGACCACCAACCAGATGTCAGTCTGCAGGGTGAGAAAACATCAGACTGATGAATATGGACCTGACATCCactttgtgtttaaaataacaatgtggGCTAGACAGCCTCATTTGACTCTTATATGGCTCGCATGACACAGTGTTATTGATCACATCAGTTACATCCAAAAGCAGTCAGCATTGTTTCTGTCACTTGAACATGCATACAGTAAGTATAAGTAGTTTGCATCTCCAAATGAACAACTAACGACTTGTCTTAGTAACATGAGCTTAACAAAAGGTTaattttgcatatatatatttgataaataaaacatgtatttatatatgtgtgtatatatatatatatatatatatatatatatatatatatatatatacatatataaatacacaaataaataaatgttttattagttaataaataaatgttttatatacacatacgtgtatattaatttaatatatatatatatatatataaatatacacgTATAGTTAAGCATGACATTTGACTCTGTTGTAGTACTGACGAATATTGGGCACACTGGTCCCGTGGAAATGTACATTATACTACATTTATTAGGTAAACAAGGAGGTGTTCAGCTAATTCAAAGAATTCTTCCTGTTACCTGATCTGTTCCAGTTTTAAGTTGCTGTTTAAAAAATCCATagacggtaaataaagatggacgacacctctacacttcctcccgttgtacaaAGTATCTCAGATACAGGTGCCGCCACTTTTGACATCATCTGGAGCTTGAATTGAATTTGCTCAGTGGTGTTCGTGGAACAGAGCTGCAGTATTGATGTCTCACtgacagtctcagctgtcaatcatgacatttcagaccatttttatagcatcaaataacaaatttaaaccaAATTCACCAGAAAACTTAATGcttggacatacatcagtgtgataagaggctgtggctcaggtggtAAAGTAGGTCGTCCACTTACTACAACgctggtggttcgatccccagctccccCAATCTctatgctgaagtgtccttgggcaagacactgaacccaaTTGCTCCAATCAGTGCCGACAGTGTATGTATGGTGTGTAATAGAaagtactgtaaagtgctttgagtggtcgatgAGATAAAAAagagctctatataaatacaatctATTCACAATTAGAATAACCtaaaattaatacattttactttggacctttttgtttggtccatgctgatccactaacatggatgaggcagctTTTATGAcgcatactgcagccagccactaggatGTGATAAAGATAATTTGGCCTCAATtctgggagctgtcatgtcatccctCTTTATATAGACTTCTAGAGTCGATtcgctttcagacatgacctccagaggCTGTTTGGGGAATTTGCTCGCTGTAATCCTATTGAgggtctcctgctgtgttctcacatcggctccttaGACTTAATATGAGGGCCTGGCCGaggaaagtccacagaaagtctggaggctctcatTCGGACTTTGCGTTTACGTATACAGGAGCCACGGAAAATGTCTGGCagatctctggagttcagtgcatgtgtgaaagcagctcgaGAAGCAAACTCAGTACTGCCTCCATTATGTTTTGGTAAATGCACATTAATGTACATTTCCATAGCAATAAGGTGTGTACCATAGCTTTAACATTTAACTCACACTAAATCTCCAGGAAGTAACCCTCAAATATAATTTTGGATGGAATGACCTGTTTTAATATAAAACTaacctcaaatgtgtttttctaacaTTATTGtgcgtctgcgtgtgtgtttagaTATTTGTAGTGGACAGTGTGTCAGGGGAGCACTGCAGCCTGAACGAGTTCTCAGTGACTGGATCTACTTACGCCCCTGAAGGGGAAGTGTGAGTGTCCTCAAACTTTAACCCTAAACCCCTGACAGTTAGTGGATCATGGATACATATGGATTACTAACGCAAGCATTCATAACCTTCCAATTAACCTCTGCTTTGTCTTTCAAATAACCGCATTACATTGGTCTTTTCCATGACTATTCCCTTTTCCGTCTAGATCTGTcacatttccttcttttttttgtccccaGTTTCAAAAATGGCTCAGTGGTCAAGTGCAGTCAGTACGAAGGCCTGGTGGAGATGGCCTCCATCTGTGCACTGTGTAATGACTCATCACTGGACTACAATGAAGTACGAAACCAAACAACTTACACCATCGTAGATAACCAAATATGGTTCTGAAACATTTACACCTGCAAACTGATTTTAATTATGTGTTACCACGAATACAGTCttaaactggtgtgtgtgtgtgtgtgtgtgtttcaggcaaAGGGAGCGTTTGAGAAGGTTGGGGAGGCAACGGAGACTGCCCTCTGCTGCCTGGTGGAGAAAATGAACGTCTTTGACACTGACTTGAGAAGACTGAGTCCTGTCGAGAGAGCTACAGCGTGCTGCTCTGTAAGTGGGTGTGGGGTGTCcatctatagttatgagggccaattttggttcaatactaTCATTgggaggacattttgactttgtgaggaccttttggctgGTCCCCACTaatttaatgggctgtttgagggctAAGACTTGGtttttaaggttagggttaggattaggtttaggttagggttaggcatttattTGTTATGGCTAAGCTTAgagtaaggggctagggaatgcattatgccaatgggTTTCCTCACAACTattaaaaggtgtgtgtgtatctgtaagaaagaaagaaagagagagagacagagagagagatgcctCCGTTAAGTTAAATATAGTGCAGGGATCTTTTATGCAGGACTTGTTCATCACTTCATACCTTCTTGTCGTTCTTATATCTACTCACCTGTGAGACTATTGACCCAGTGTTGACCCCTGAAAGGTAGTTCATACTCTGTAGACCTGGTTCTCTGTTAGCTCTGTTTCAAAGTAACTACAGAAAACATGTCTTTGCCACTGTCGCCAGGTGGCTGCTCATGATGGAATGTTGGGTCTCTGTAGATAACTTAACATGACTGTTATGATTTTGCACTctccctttttattttagtttcctGCAAATACAAAGATGACCTCTACATATTGTAGCTTTGTCTTTATTGGTTGTGTTCAGGTGATTAAGCAGCTGATGAGGAAGGAGTTAACACTGGAATTCTCTAGAGACCGAAAGTCCATGTCTGTCTTCTGTTCATCCAATAAACTCACCAGGTCTACCTCTGGAAACAAGATGTTTGTGAAGGTCAGTCACACCACTCGCCACGATCACTGTGGTTGTTGGATGTTACATGTCTCCatcatttctcatttttttcTTGGTCTCTCCCCAGGGAGCTCCAGAGAGTGTGCTGGAGCGTTGTACTCATATCCGGGTCAGCGGTTCTGCTCGTTTGCCTTTAACCCCGGCAGTTCGAGAGCAGCTCCTGTCCACTGTGCGGGAGTGGGGGTCAGGCCGGGACACACTGCGTTGCCTTGCTATGGCAACCCGGGACACGCCCCCAGATATCCATTGTCTCAACCTGGAGAACTCAGCTACCTTTGCTGAAtatgaggtgatgatgatgatgatgatgagatatttttaaacatgGTCCAgatcaggggtcttcaacgtttttcaggccaaggacccccaaactgatggagagatggagcagggaccccctactatatatgtgtgcattgctgactgaaagataacgtctcCTGCCTCAATTTATCCGTTCGCTATAATATGTTGgcttcatgttaatgtgtatttaaagacatttaaatttgtgggaaaattaaaaaaaataaatatcaaccaaaaatgtcgcGACCACCCTGCAGTACTTCAGCagaccccctaggggtcgcggaacccctgttgaagacctctggtcCAGATAATGTGTCTCTAGCTCTGATGAAACTATTCTTTGGTCAGATGTTGAATGTGAATTGGAACCTCGCCTCTCATCAGTCCTGAGAAGTTCTAGAAGCTAAACTAATTCTCTgcttgtctctccctctcctctcaccctAGGCGGACCTGACCTTTGTAGGCTGTGTGGGCATGTTGGACCCCCCCAGGAAAGAGGTGCTTAGCGCAGTCCGAATGTGTCGGCAAGCTGGCATACGAGTCATCATGATCACAGGTAGGGCTGATATGTCTTCACTTCTAaccatacagtgtgtgtgcagaagcaCTCCTTTAGTATTAATTCAACAACTCGTTACACGCTCTCTCTCCAGGTGACAACAAAGGGACAGCCCTGTCTATCTGTCGGAGGGTGGGGATCATCacggagcaggaagaggagcaggagggtgTTGGGGGAGGCCTGACGGGACGGGAGTTTGACGAGCTGCCCCCCCACCTGCAGCGTCAGGCCTGCCGGACAGTACGGTGCTTCGCCAGGGTGGAGCCAGCACACAAGAGTCGTATAGTGGAGTATCTCCAGGGCCTGGATGAGATCACTGCCATGGTGAGCTTGTGGCCTCATACTTCAAGCTTTGCTTTTTGCTAACCTCTCCTGCGATATCCTTAAATTAACCTCTATCTTTCTCCTCTCTCGTGGGTTCAGACAGGTGACGGGGTGAATGATGCACCAGCGCTGAAGAAAGCTGAGATCGGCATCGCTATGGGCAGCGGCACAGCCGTAGCCAAATCAGCCTCTGAGATGATCCTGGCTGATGACAACTTCTCCACTATTGTGGCGGCTGTGGAGGAAGGCAGAGCCATTtacaacaacatgaaacagTTCATCAGATACCTGATATCATCCAACATAGGAGAGGTGGTCTGGTTAGtacgacaaaaaaaaagagataacaCAGAAAATTAATGATTCTCTAAGACTGACAGCCTTTTGTTCTAAGGATAATTTGAACTGCTCACTGTTCTTTCTCCTTGCCTCTCAGTATTTTCCTGACAGCCGCTCTCGGCATGCCTGAAGCGTTGATCCCAGTCCAGCTGTTATGGGTCAACCTGGTCACTGATGGTTTCCCAGCAACAGCTTTGGGCTTCAACCCTCCTGACCTGGACATCATGTCCCGCCCTCCTCGCTCCCCCAAAGAGCCTCTCATCTCCACCTGGTTGTTTTGTCGCTACCTCATCATTGGATGTGAGTTTTGAGCCTGTGACTAAATTTGATcatcaagttattattattgatgattaATAGTACCCATACCCATTAGACCCATACTACAGAGTATCTTACCTGCAAGGTTACAAACCACATTGTGACTTATCATCCTTGTCTGTAGGTTATGTGGGAGCAGCCACGGTTGGAGCTGCTGCCTGGTGGTTTATGGCAGCCCATGATGGACCTAAACTTTCCTTCTATCAGCTGGTAAACACATCTCCCCATCACTGCACATACAGATACTTCTTTGTGGTCCTTCCTTATATACTGTCGTTGAATAGATACATTGTGGCACTGTTACAAACAGAGTGAGCAACTAAACAGTCTTGTGATCATAAACATGGTATTACATGcataaagaatacaaaaaaagtataattaaaCTGTCAAAAAAAGCCCATATTGcgtctggttctgctagaggtttcttccagttaatgagggagtcgccaaagtgctgctcattgtgggaactgttgggtttctctgtaaaaacaaaaaaatgtaaggtcttgaccttctatgtaaagtgccttgagataatgtatattatgatttggcgctatacaaatagaatttaattgaattgaattgaacttgACAACCTGAAAAATAGCAggtaataaacattttaaaaataagacaATAAAGGTAAGATAACAGCTTATAGTATGCTTTTTATTGGTAACATCTGCTTATTTTCGTTAGGTATTGCATTTTGAGGTATGTGGACAAGAAGATAATCTTAATAATGTGTTagaattaataatataaataataaataaaatgattgaagttaaaacataaaaaggtaCAACTATGTGTAATGTAAACTTACCACAGATTCTCCAGTTTTCCTCTTCCCTTTCAGGTCACTGTTTTGGCTTTTCGTCTACACTCCTAAAAATGGTCCACTACAaatatcagacacacacagtctgagaGCAGCTACACTACATTTTATAAAGTTTTTCCGATCTTATCAACCACCACATGTGCTTTACAGTTGCATTCATccaatcacacacatattcatacagtgcttctatatgcagtgctttttctatcacactaTTTGGGGTTTAGTTTCTTGTTGGAATGCAGACTTGAGATCCCCTTGACGGGGATCAAACAAAAAgctttctggttagtggacaaccctctctacctcctgagccacagctgcacaaCACTGTAGTAAACATAGTGAAGCTTTTAGCGGCTGAAGTTCCAAATATTTCTCTCTGGAGGTAGttgagaccaaacacagagctaAATAGAGAGATTACTGGACTTTGTGTTTGGTGGAGGCATTAATAAGTCAGTTGTGCCAGCATACCCACCATGTCTATATTATAAGATGATATTATTAGCATATATTTTAAGAATCGGTCAAAAGAGGGTGGTTTTGAGTGATATCTCATGGCAACATAATGAAGAATTGTGACCAAGGTCCAGTGGGATATCTAGTGGGATAAACTATTGCTCTAGTAGATAAGCTCTGTAATTGAAAAATATTGGCCGTGTTGTTGGTATATCAGTTTGACCCTAGTTAAGATTTGTGCACCTGCAGAATTATAAGTGAACAAAAGTCAGCATTAGAGTATGTGCTCTGAATATTAGTCCCACTTTTGTTTCCTCCACAGTCCCACTACCTGCAGTGCACTGAAGGCCATGTTGAGTTTGCTGGTGTGCAGTGCTCAGTCTTCGAGTCTCCGTATCCCATGACTATGGCTCTATCTGTCTTGGTTACCATAGAGATGTGCAACGCCTTGAACAGgtcataacaaacaaacacacccacactctgAATTTCATATCCTACACTGCTGTCCTGTATTtcatatgaaacatgtttttctaaacTCTCAAGTGACTGAACAAAACCTTTCAAATGGTGaaagtaatatttttttctggttttcttcTGCTTTCCAGTCTTTCAGAGAACCAGTCCCTGCTGAAAATGCCTCCATGGTCAAACCCATGGCTGGTGGGGgccatctgtctgtccatggCCTTACACTTTCTCATTCTTTATGTTGACCCACTGCCGGTAACTATGCAtgcatttactgtatgtttctAATACCACATCCACacctgcattaaaatgtgtttcgGTAATCAGATAGAGCTTGGCCACATGACAGTACAGGTGTAAATGCAACCAGAACACCTCCAGAGGTGTTCAGACATTGTGACCACACTGAACACaagtgtgaatgcaaatgtgttgtTAATCAACATACAACTATATAGACACTGTACCAAAACGTGAGGTAGCTGTAACTGGGCAGCTAGCAGCCATTAGCAAGCAAACTCAGTCCTGTGCTCAGTCTTCACATTACTCAAGACACCTGGATGTAGTGAAGACGAGatgaaaagcaagaaaacacagtTACACAGTTTCACAATCAGGGCTCAATGTGGACATGAATACCAGATGTAAATGTGATCCTAAAAAAAATCCCATCTACATACAGTCTagaaaaattaaacacattGTAAAGCAAACTAAACTGAATcttaaatgtcactttataGTCTCTGGTGATATGAATTTTTACATACACTCATGTCATGGTGTCATATATCACGCATCATAAAACATCTAACATACAGGGCTTATTTATTCACccttctgtatgtgtgtttgcaggtggtATTCCAGATACGCCCTCTGTCATGGCCTCAGTGGGTGGTGGTGTTAAAGATGTCCCTTCCTGTCATTTTCATGGACGAGGCCCTCAAGTTCCTGGCACGCAACTATATTGAGCCGGGAAACCAGGTCAGAGGACATGCTTGTAAATGTTGATGTGCAGTAGGGTTATTTATATGACTCTAAGTGCTTTGTGTCTAACTCTTTCCTTTGTTCAAATATATTACTCAAAAAGACattggaagaggaagaggagctacAGGCAACAAGGGCTAATGCGGGATTGTTCAGTGTCATGAGCACAAGGCTACGCCAGTCATTGAGGGGTGTGTCCTGGTCCTTCGTCCTGATCATGACTCCACTAGTGATCTGGATCTTCAGCCTGGACTCTGACATCACTAACATCTTCTGGGAGTAATGTGAGAAGGAGATGACAGGTGGACTGTGGTGGGGGAGGCAGTGAAAGTCAGGATgctaaagaaagaaagagaaaagctaaATCAGGCGTATTGGGCAAAATTGTTGTGATGTGAAGCAaggtggaagagaaaaaaaacatgaaacctaTTTGAGATTAATGAAGGAAAGTGTTTTTAGCCAGAAGACAATCAGTAAAAGAAAGTGCAAGGCAGTTTCAGACCATCACCTGCTATGAAAATGTGCTATGTGTAGCTAATTGTCTCTCTCAATCCTGTGATCACATTTACTCTGACTGTGCTTACACCTCCTCCCCATTTCCCTGATTAAGCATACACATGTTGGTCAGTTGGTCCAAATCAGCCTTGGGTTCGGAGTTAATTGTCTCTGTGACCGAATACCTCTAACACTAAAGAACATGGTACCTCAGTTGTACTTTTATGTTAGCATAGCATGCTAATCTACTAATTGTTACACTATAAGATTCTGAAGATTGTGTGATAGAAATTAGCAAGTTAACATGCTACtgttatcttgtttgtttgaaacaaaACCTGACATCTGTCTTTCTGCCTTAAAGTCAGCATAGACTTCCCGCCATAAATGGACGCAGGGACACACAGTGTAAAATTTAATGTAGATAATCAGTGATTCAACTTTTTTGACTTTTGTTGTTGCATATTGTCTTCCAAGTAGTTTGATTTGAAACACAAAGTTTAATTTAACTTGTGTTGAGAGACCTGGATGTGGTAGGTGGATGACAGCTAATTGTGTTTCAATTCCTTTCTGATTTCTTAGTAACAACCAatggctgtatataaagacagaagacacgtctccacttcctccccacTCAGCGTTGCCAGATGGAAAATGTTGAAGTATTAATATTTTCGTATTTTGAGGACAAATATCGTACAGGGCCGCAGTAGGGATAGGATGCTCAATCCGATGTTTTCAAAGCTATTATTATCGTACATCATGcattattgattgattatacAGAGGGCAAAATTatcatacaaatacaataagtatcgtacatctggcaacactgTCCCCACTGTACagaaattaaaccaaaatatcttggatatgGGCACCGCTTGaaatttatttgcttttatgacttatactgcagccagccacaaggttGCGATGGTGATGTTTTGTCTTCACGTTTgcgagctgtcatgttgtccatctttatgtacgtCATTGGTAACTACTTGCTACGCTACAACAACAGTGCTTGTAACTAGCACTGTTGTTATATGGTAGCAAACTGTTAAATGGGAGATTTGTCTTAACTAGCAAAGGCTTAGGTAATGTGTTGTTGAGAAGCGTTAGAAAGTCGTTGTAGCGTCACTGGCTATATTTTAGAGATAATAGCATAATGTTGAGAtctgtgaaatatgtttttcaagTCTTCTCagtttatatattaatttaccAGGGTTTTGTTAAGTGTTGAGTCAGATTTGTCGACCTAATCCCTTTACCTCGTCTAAATAGGTCTTCTATCAGCAAGCAAATTTTGTCAGGTTACTTAGTGAGCTCAGTTACCTAAGCAGATGTTCCAACTGGCAGTTCATAGGTGTACATATTTCGTTCTAAGTTTAAATTTTGTGACGTGTAAGGCTTCACTTAGAGAAAATGTATGTTATAACAAGGCTAAATTTGACTTTAAGAGTTGATACACTAGACCTCTTTAGAGGTAAATGTAACCAGTTATTCAAAATGAAAGGCAAAAGCAAAGACGAGAAAGTCAGAAGAATAATTTAGAattgtttatttcctctgaACCAAACAACATGTTCATGGCTTACTGATGGTTTTAATGCTACACATAGCAcctttcacatgaaaacacacggTTGAAAAGTGAGTGGATTGGATTTGATAGAAGGAAGACAGAAGCACTGAGTCGTCCACAGtctcacacatatacacacaccagCTTTACAGACCCACTGTAATTCCCCAGTAATAAAATGTGGTCAGCAACAGGTGGTGAAGACAGATGTACAGTAGAGCCCCCAGCTGGCCATTCTAATACTACTGCAATGCAAAATATTCAGTCACCTCTACACAGTAAATGAGACTAAAACATGCTTTTACCCTCTGAAGGAAGACTGTTAGCAGAATGCATGTCAGTGCACGTTACGCTACACACTTTAAACATGTTACAGTGGAGTGGAAGATCAGCCACTCACTCTGTGACTGATTCTAAAGATGATACATCAAATCTAAAAGGGATTCACACTTCTAAGTCTGTATCGAGGTCAGCAGTACACTTCACCATCACATCTAAAATCTTACAGCCTAGTCCTAGAACTTTACTCTGTAGTTCAATATCCTTCACTGTATGAGTTGATTGTCTCTGATACTGGAAAGCTCTTAAGTCTTTAATGTATCTTGACTTGACCAGACACCCTGAGGCTTCACAGACTGAAGCCTGATTTCAAGCCTTCACACCAGGATCATTGACATGAGCCTGTTTGATTTGAGTAGTTAAGAAGTGTTgatgatgttatttatattCATGATTAGACACAGTATATGTTGTTGTGTACTTCTAGGTACAGTCAGTCTAAAGGATGGGAACTGACTGCTACATATAATGTGTAAGCTAAATGGAATAATATGGTTCTTTATGTTAGGGCTTTAAATATACTCTCACTACTCCAGTCCCCACTCAGTACACTGCAACTTTTTCTGATTTCTTTACTACTTTTCTCCCCTTGCCTCTTAACCACAGACACTGCCTCTTTGTTAGTGTACTGGACAGGATGCACTGCAAACTGTAACACACAGATTCCCAGTGATACAGTGGGCCTGATGCAGAGTgagtgtggttttttttgtgtgaataatTGACCTGTCTGCCATTTTCTCCAGTGATGTCATTGTGACATCTCACTCTGTTTGCCAttgaagggattttttttttcatgctgttAAGATAATTGTTGGGTATCAAATGTGGCCCTGACGATGGGGCTACTTTTAGCAAAAATATCTGTGATTTGTATAAAGTGTAAAGTCACAATATTCTAAGTTAAGAAGTCAAATGTTATAATGAAAAAGTCAtgatattatgagaataaagttgccAGACACACTGAGCTCAGTTAGCAGGAAACGAGCAGAGCATTATTAATGAATTCCTTATTTCTGTCCTGTTCTATTATTCCTTTTGTTTCAACTTCAATCaggtaatattatgacttttctTGTAAAACTCTGACTCCATTGAAATATTATGCTTTTCTTCTAAATGACAGCATAACTCTCttggtgtgttttcttcttAAAATTGTGTATATTTTCTACTACCATCTCTTTTCACATTTATGACTTTGCTCCTAACATTACAGCATTTTGTTAAGAAATTCCAATTacatattttgttctttttgcaTATAATGGATAAAAGCTATATTCAAAATTGAGACGTTATTCTTACAGaagttcaacatttttctcaatACAGTATATTGCagtattctgtaaaataatgaatattcatttttttcctaaCAGTATAGGTCAAAGGCTCTTGTtgataacatttaataaaaaacataaaccgGTTTCTTGAAAATAGAAAAGCATTTCCGATTCCGACATCTgacaaaacatctgtttttgaaacacactttttt harbors:
- the si:dkey-28b4.8 gene encoding sarcoplasmic/endoplasmic reticulum calcium ATPase 2; its protein translation is MDNTHTKTVEEVLGFCNVNESTGLSCEQLKKNREKWGPNELPAEEGKSLWELVLEQFEDLLVRILLLAACISFTLAWFEEGEGTITAFVEPFVILLILIANAIVGVWQERNAENAIEALKEYEPEMGKVYRQDKKSVQNIRAREIVPGDIVEVAVGDKVPADIRLTSIRSTTLRVDQSILTGESVSVLKHTDPVPDPRAVNQDKKNMLFSGTNIAAGRAVGVVVATGVQTEIGKIRDEMASTDPERTPLQQKLDQFGEQLSKVITVICVAVWAINVGHFNDPVHGGSWLRGAVYYFKIAVALAVAAIPEGLPAVITTCLALGTRRMARKNAIVRSLPSVETLGCTSVICSDKTGTLTTNQMSVCRIFVVDSVSGEHCSLNEFSVTGSTYAPEGEVFKNGSVVKCSQYEGLVEMASICALCNDSSLDYNEAKGAFEKVGEATETALCCLVEKMNVFDTDLRRLSPVERATACCSVIKQLMRKELTLEFSRDRKSMSVFCSSNKLTRSTSGNKMFVKGAPESVLERCTHIRVSGSARLPLTPAVREQLLSTVREWGSGRDTLRCLAMATRDTPPDIHCLNLENSATFAEYEADLTFVGCVGMLDPPRKEVLSAVRMCRQAGIRVIMITGDNKGTALSICRRVGIITEQEEEQEGVGGGLTGREFDELPPHLQRQACRTVRCFARVEPAHKSRIVEYLQGLDEITAMTGDGVNDAPALKKAEIGIAMGSGTAVAKSASEMILADDNFSTIVAAVEEGRAIYNNMKQFIRYLISSNIGEVVCIFLTAALGMPEALIPVQLLWVNLVTDGFPATALGFNPPDLDIMSRPPRSPKEPLISTWLFCRYLIIGCYVGAATVGAAAWWFMAAHDGPKLSFYQLSHYLQCTEGHVEFAGVQCSVFESPYPMTMALSVLVTIEMCNALNSLSENQSLLKMPPWSNPWLVGAICLSMALHFLILYVDPLPVVFQIRPLSWPQWVVVLKMSLPVIFMDEALKFLARNYIEPGNQTLEEEEELQATRANAGLFSVMSTRLRQSLRGVSWSFVLIMTPLVIWIFSLDSDITNIFWE